Proteins from a genomic interval of Streptococcus sp. D7B5:
- the fabF gene encoding beta-ketoacyl-ACP synthase II — protein sequence MKLNRVVVTGYGLTSPIGNTPEEFWNSLQTGKIGIGEITKFDHSEFAVHNAAEVQDFPFDKYFVKKDTNRFDNYSLYALYAAQEAVTNANLDVEAIDKDRFGVIVASGIGGIKEIEDQVIRLHEKGPKRVKPMTLPKALPNMASGNVAMRFGANGICKSINTACASSNDAIGDAFRSIKFGFQDVMLVGGSESSITPFAIAGFQALTALSTTEDPTRASIPFDKDRNGFVMGEGSGMLVLESLEHAEKRGATILAEVVGYGNTCDAYHMTSPHPEGQGAIKAMKLALEEAEISPEQVAYVNAHGTSTPANEKGESGAIVAVLGKEVPVSSTKSFTGHLLGAAGAVEAIATIEAMRHNFVPMTAGTSELSDYIEANVVYGQGLEQEIPYAISNTFGFGGHNAVLAFKRWENK from the coding sequence ATGAAACTAAATCGAGTTGTAGTAACAGGTTACGGATTGACCTCTCCTATCGGAAATACTCCAGAAGAATTTTGGAACAGTTTGCAAACTGGGAAGATTGGAATTGGAGAAATCACTAAGTTTGACCACAGCGAATTTGCTGTGCACAATGCGGCAGAAGTTCAAGATTTCCCATTTGATAAATACTTTGTCAAAAAAGATACCAACCGTTTTGACAACTATTCTTTGTATGCCTTGTATGCGGCTCAAGAAGCGGTGACAAATGCAAATCTTGATGTAGAAGCAATTGATAAAGATCGCTTTGGTGTCATCGTGGCTTCTGGTATTGGGGGAATTAAAGAAATCGAAGATCAGGTTATCCGTCTTCATGAAAAAGGTCCAAAACGCGTTAAACCAATGACACTTCCAAAAGCCTTGCCAAATATGGCTTCAGGAAATGTTGCCATGCGTTTCGGAGCAAACGGTATCTGTAAATCAATCAATACAGCCTGCGCCTCATCAAATGATGCCATCGGAGATGCCTTCCGTTCTATCAAGTTTGGTTTCCAAGATGTCATGTTAGTTGGTGGATCAGAATCATCTATCACTCCTTTTGCCATCGCTGGTTTCCAAGCATTGACTGCCCTATCAACTACAGAGGATCCAACTCGTGCTTCTATCCCATTTGACAAAGACCGTAATGGTTTTGTGATGGGAGAAGGTTCAGGTATGTTGGTTCTTGAAAGTCTTGAACATGCTGAAAAACGTGGCGCAACTATCTTGGCTGAAGTAGTTGGCTACGGTAATACCTGTGATGCTTACCACATGACTTCACCTCATCCAGAGGGTCAAGGTGCTATTAAGGCTATGAAGTTGGCTTTGGAAGAAGCAGAAATTTCTCCAGAGCAAGTGGCTTACGTCAATGCCCACGGAACTTCAACTCCTGCTAATGAAAAAGGAGAAAGTGGTGCGATCGTAGCTGTTCTTGGTAAAGAAGTACCTGTATCTTCAACTAAGTCCTTTACAGGACACTTGCTTGGTGCTGCAGGGGCGGTAGAAGCCATCGCTACCATCGAAGCTATGCGTCATAACTTTGTACCAATGACGGCTGGAACAAGTGAGTTATCAGACTATATCGAAGCGAATGTCGTTTATGGACAAGGCTTGGAGCAAGAAATCCCTTATGCTATTTCAAACACTTTTGGTTTTGGTGGACACAATGCGGTTCTTGCTTTCAAACGTTGGGAGAATAAATAA
- the accC gene encoding acetyl-CoA carboxylase biotin carboxylase subunit — translation MFRKILIANRGEIAVRIIRAARELGIATVAVYSTADKEALHTLLADEAICIGPGKATESYLNINAILSAAVLTEAEAIHPGFGFLSENSKFATMCDEVGIKFIGPSGAVMDTMGDKINAREQMIKAGVPVIPGSDGEVHTAEEALAVAEKIGYPVMLKASAGGGGKGIRKVEKAEDLVAAFETASSEAKANFGNGAMYLERVIYPARHIEVQILADQEGHVVHLGERDCSLQRNNQKVLEESPSIAIGKTLRHEIGAAAVRAAESVGYENAGTIEFLLDEASGNFYFMEMNTRVQVEHPVTEFVSGVDIVKEQIRIAAGQPLPFKQEDIVLRGHAIECRINAENPAFNFAPSPGKITNLYLPSGGVGLRVDSAVYPGYTIPPYYDSMIAKIIVHGENRFDALMKMQRALYELDIEGVQTNADFQLDLISDRRVIAGDYDTSFLMETFLPKYQEKE, via the coding sequence ATGTTTCGTAAAATTTTGATTGCCAACCGTGGTGAGATTGCGGTTCGCATTATTCGAGCTGCGCGTGAATTGGGCATTGCAACCGTAGCAGTCTATTCAACCGCTGATAAGGAAGCTCTTCACACACTCCTAGCGGATGAAGCTATCTGTATCGGACCTGGTAAGGCGACAGAATCTTATCTCAATATCAATGCGATTTTGTCTGCTGCAGTCTTGACAGAAGCAGAAGCCATCCATCCAGGTTTTGGATTTCTTAGCGAAAACTCCAAGTTTGCCACGATGTGTGATGAAGTGGGAATTAAGTTCATCGGCCCTTCTGGTGCTGTGATGGATACCATGGGAGATAAGATCAATGCGCGTGAGCAAATGATCAAGGCTGGGGTTCCAGTTATCCCAGGATCTGATGGTGAAGTTCACACGGCTGAAGAGGCGCTTGCAGTTGCAGAAAAAATTGGCTATCCAGTCATGCTTAAGGCATCAGCAGGTGGTGGTGGAAAAGGGATTCGTAAGGTTGAAAAGGCAGAAGACTTGGTCGCAGCCTTTGAAACAGCATCCAGTGAAGCCAAGGCCAATTTTGGAAATGGTGCTATGTATCTTGAGCGTGTGATTTATCCAGCTCGTCATATCGAAGTTCAGATTCTTGCGGATCAAGAGGGTCATGTTGTCCATCTTGGTGAACGGGACTGTTCACTCCAACGGAATAACCAAAAGGTCTTAGAAGAAAGCCCATCCATTGCGATTGGCAAAACCCTTCGTCATGAAATTGGTGCTGCCGCCGTTCGTGCTGCAGAGTCTGTAGGCTACGAAAATGCAGGAACGATTGAATTTCTACTCGATGAAGCGAGTGGCAATTTCTACTTCATGGAAATGAATACTCGTGTGCAAGTGGAACACCCAGTCACAGAGTTTGTTTCAGGTGTTGATATCGTGAAAGAGCAGATTCGCATTGCTGCCGGTCAACCTTTACCTTTCAAACAAGAAGATATCGTCCTACGAGGTCATGCTATCGAGTGCCGGATCAATGCAGAAAATCCAGCATTTAACTTTGCTCCAAGCCCAGGGAAAATTACCAATCTCTATCTACCAAGTGGTGGAGTTGGCTTGCGCGTGGACTCAGCAGTTTATCCAGGTTATACTATTCCCCCTTACTATGATAGTATGATTGCTAAAATCATTGTTCATGGGGAGAATCGTTTTGATGCTCTTATGAAGATGCAACGGGCACTTTATGAACTTGATATTGAAGGAGTGCAAACCAATGCAGACTTCCAGTTGGATCTGATTTCAGACCGCCGAGTTATCGCTGGTGACTACGATACTTCCTTCTTGATGGAAACTTTCTTGCCAAAATACCAAGAAAAAGAATAG
- a CDS encoding Asp23/Gls24 family envelope stress response protein gives MGIEEQLGEIVIAPRVLEKIIAIATAKVEGVHSFSNKSVSDTLSKLSLGRGVYLKNVDEELTADIYLYLEYGVKVPKVAVAIQKAVKDAVRNMADVELAAINIHVAGIVPDKTPKPELKDLFDEDFLND, from the coding sequence ATGGGAATTGAAGAACAACTTGGCGAAATCGTTATCGCCCCACGTGTACTTGAAAAAATCATTGCTATTGCTACTGCAAAAGTAGAGGGTGTACACTCTTTTTCAAACAAATCAGTATCTGACACCCTTTCAAAACTTTCTCTTGGCCGTGGTGTTTATCTTAAAAACGTGGACGAAGAGCTCACAGCAGATATCTATCTCTATCTTGAGTACGGAGTAAAAGTTCCTAAGGTAGCTGTTGCGATCCAGAAAGCTGTCAAAGATGCAGTCCGCAATATGGCTGATGTAGAACTCGCTGCTATCAATATTCACGTTGCAGGTATCGTTCCAGATAAAACACCAAAACCAGAATTGAAAGATCTATTTGACGAGGACTTCCTCAATGACTAG
- the fabZ gene encoding 3-hydroxyacyl-ACP dehydratase FabZ: MIDIQGIKEALPHRYPMLLVDRVLEVSEDTIVAIKNVTINEPFFNGHFPQYPVMPGVLIMEALAQTAGVLELSKPENKGKLVFYAGMDKVKFKKQVVPGDQLVMTATFVKRRGTIAVVEAKAEVDGKLAASGTLTFAIGN, from the coding sequence ATGATCGATATTCAAGGAATCAAAGAAGCTCTACCCCATCGCTACCCCATGCTCCTAGTGGATCGTGTCTTGGAAGTGAGCGAGGATACCATTGTTGCCATTAAAAATGTGACCATCAACGAACCTTTCTTCAATGGTCATTTTCCACAATACCCAGTCATGCCAGGTGTTCTTATCATGGAAGCCTTGGCTCAGACTGCTGGTGTCTTGGAATTGTCTAAGCCTGAAAACAAAGGAAAGCTGGTCTTCTATGCTGGCATGGATAAGGTTAAGTTCAAGAAGCAAGTTGTACCAGGTGACCAATTAGTCATGACGGCTACTTTTGTTAAACGTCGTGGTACGATTGCTGTGGTTGAAGCAAAGGCTGAAGTAGATGGTAAGCTTGCAGCGAGTGGTACTCTTACCTTTGCAATTGGAAACTAA
- the accD gene encoding acetyl-CoA carboxylase, carboxyltransferase subunit beta, with amino-acid sequence MALFSKKDKYIRINPNRSVRQKPQAKPEVPDELFSQCPGCKHTIYQKDLGSERICPHCSYTFRISAQERLDLTIDSGSFVEMFTGIETQDPLNFPGYQKKLATMREKTGLDEAVLTGTASIKGQKVALGIMDSNFIMASMGTVVGEKITRLFEYATVENLPVVLFTASGGARMQEGIKSLMQMAKISAAVQRHSKAGLFYLTILTDPTTGGVTASFAMEGDIILAEPQSLVGFAGRRVIENTVRETLPDDFQKAEFLLEHGFVDAIVKRRELPETIAKLVRLHGGSRG; translated from the coding sequence ATGGCTCTATTTAGTAAAAAGGATAAGTATATTCGGATTAATCCTAACCGTTCCGTAAGGCAGAAACCACAAGCCAAGCCTGAGGTTCCGGATGAACTCTTCTCCCAGTGTCCTGGTTGTAAACACACCATTTACCAAAAGGATCTTGGGAGCGAACGAATTTGTCCCCATTGTAGCTATACTTTCCGTATTTCAGCTCAGGAACGCTTGGATTTGACGATTGATTCTGGTAGCTTTGTGGAGATGTTTACAGGTATTGAAACTCAAGATCCATTAAACTTTCCTGGCTACCAGAAAAAACTTGCAACAATGCGTGAAAAGACAGGTTTGGATGAAGCAGTACTAACTGGTACAGCTAGCATCAAGGGACAAAAAGTTGCCCTTGGGATCATGGATTCTAACTTTATCATGGCGTCGATGGGAACCGTTGTGGGTGAAAAAATCACGCGCTTGTTTGAGTATGCAACGGTAGAAAACTTGCCAGTCGTTCTCTTCACAGCTTCTGGTGGAGCCCGTATGCAAGAAGGAATCAAGAGCTTGATGCAGATGGCTAAAATTTCTGCAGCAGTTCAACGTCATTCCAAGGCAGGACTTTTTTACCTAACTATTTTAACCGATCCGACAACAGGTGGAGTGACCGCTTCTTTTGCTATGGAAGGTGATATTATCCTAGCGGAGCCACAGAGTTTGGTTGGTTTTGCTGGGCGTCGTGTTATCGAAAATACAGTTCGTGAGACCTTGCCGGATGACTTCCAAAAGGCAGAATTTTTGCTTGAACATGGATTTGTTGATGCAATTGTTAAACGGAGAGAATTGCCTGAAACAATTGCTAAATTAGTAAGATTGCATGGAGGAAGTCGCGGATGA
- a CDS encoding CPBP family intramembrane glutamic endopeptidase codes for MKKLGHLGVYTSLVFLSVYLPELGIMHLTKFLGWGIDGYSIFLTVEVTALLLLFIYWLQKKEMLYIFEKKGSKKSRFFYLVVGLVATYFDRQLVDAFQLQFHHLIDNKYIFQDILSILYSNGQPTFLSTVLSFSLTVIVGPILEELIYRGYFMNTFFPQSKYYLDVILSALIFGLSHLILTHRDPISLIIYSLGGLFYALVYRWTKNLKITILCHSFFNFLIYAKPIWIFVYNYVYYHFFR; via the coding sequence ATGAAAAAACTAGGGCATTTGGGAGTCTATACATCACTGGTATTTCTATCGGTTTATCTACCAGAGTTAGGGATCATGCATTTAACTAAGTTTTTAGGATGGGGGATAGATGGCTATTCTATCTTTTTAACAGTTGAAGTAACAGCTCTTTTGCTATTATTTATCTACTGGCTCCAAAAGAAAGAGATGCTCTATATTTTTGAAAAAAAGGGTTCAAAGAAGTCAAGATTCTTTTACCTTGTAGTTGGTCTAGTGGCTACTTATTTTGATCGTCAATTGGTGGATGCTTTTCAGTTACAGTTTCATCACCTAATTGATAACAAGTATATCTTTCAAGACATTCTTTCGATTCTATACTCCAATGGGCAACCAACTTTTCTATCAACTGTTCTCAGTTTTAGTTTAACAGTAATCGTCGGACCTATATTAGAGGAACTGATTTATAGAGGGTACTTTATGAATACCTTCTTTCCCCAATCCAAGTACTATCTGGATGTTATCCTATCTGCTCTTATCTTTGGACTTAGTCATTTGATCCTAACTCACCGAGATCCTATCAGTTTGATTATTTATAGTTTAGGCGGTCTTTTCTATGCCCTTGTCTACCGTTGGACAAAGAACTTAAAAATTACCATCCTGTGCCATAGTTTTTTCAACTTTCTCATTTATGCAAAACCCATCTGGATTTTTGTTTATAATTATGTCTATTACCACTTTTTTAGATAG
- the accB gene encoding acetyl-CoA carboxylase biotin carboxyl carrier protein, producing MNLNEIKDLMAQFDQSSLREFSYKNGTDELQFSKNEARMASEASAQVAPAPAAVAPSPVVSAPSTPVESAVEEAPAPAETTVAPEGDVVESPLVGVAYLAAGPDKPAFVTVGDSVKKGQTLVIIEAMKVMNEIPAPKDGVVTEILVSNEEMVEFGKGLVRIK from the coding sequence ATGAATTTAAATGAAATCAAGGACTTGATGGCTCAATTTGACCAATCAAGTTTGAGAGAATTTTCTTATAAAAATGGAACGGACGAATTGCAGTTTAGTAAGAATGAAGCAAGAATGGCTTCTGAAGCATCAGCTCAAGTTGCTCCAGCGCCAGCTGCAGTGGCTCCTAGTCCAGTAGTTTCTGCCCCTTCAACTCCAGTAGAGAGTGCAGTGGAAGAAGCTCCAGCACCAGCTGAAACGACTGTTGCTCCAGAGGGTGATGTCGTTGAAAGTCCACTTGTAGGGGTGGCTTACTTGGCCGCTGGACCAGATAAACCTGCCTTTGTCACAGTTGGAGACAGTGTTAAAAAAGGTCAGACTTTGGTGATCATCGAAGCCATGAAGGTCATGAATGAAATTCCTGCACCTAAGGATGGTGTGGTGACAGAAATTCTCGTTTCAAATGAAGAAATGGTTGAGTTCGGTAAAGGATTGGTACGCATCAAATGA
- a CDS encoding type II CAAX endopeptidase family protein, with protein sequence MKKTIHLGICMILMFLYIYLTPLGAITLARTFGLGMDSYIIFLVGEVLLIFFLFVLWLKKKKMLFIFEKKGWRWSYLAFLVACFLIYSFLNGFRMQNIRLIDNSFIFQDLLSELYSNGRETTLSSLIFLIFNISIVPVVEETIYRGYFMNTFFPKSEFYLDVILSSFIFGLSHLVLSHRDPISLLMYSILGLLFAVAYRVTGSLRFTIFCHSFYNAIPYAPSILFYIYYLIFR encoded by the coding sequence ATGAAAAAGACAATACATTTAGGAATCTGTATGATTTTAATGTTCCTGTACATTTATTTAACGCCATTAGGGGCTATAACTCTAGCTAGGACCTTTGGTTTAGGAATGGACAGCTATATAATCTTCCTAGTTGGAGAAGTGTTGCTTATTTTCTTTTTATTCGTTTTGTGGTTGAAAAAGAAGAAGATGCTCTTTATCTTCGAGAAAAAGGGTTGGCGCTGGTCTTATCTCGCTTTCTTAGTGGCTTGCTTTCTTATCTATTCTTTTCTAAATGGATTTAGAATGCAGAATATTCGATTGATTGACAATAGCTTTATTTTCCAAGACCTTCTTTCAGAACTTTACTCAAACGGAAGAGAAACGACTCTATCAAGTCTTATATTTTTAATCTTTAACATTTCGATTGTACCTGTTGTTGAGGAGACAATCTATAGAGGTTATTTTATGAATACCTTCTTTCCGAAGTCGGAGTTTTATTTGGATGTGATTTTGTCTTCTTTCATCTTCGGGCTTAGTCACTTAGTTCTATCTCATCGTGACCCCATCAGTCTCCTAATGTATAGTATTCTTGGTCTTCTATTTGCAGTCGCTTATCGAGTTACGGGTAGTCTTCGGTTTACCATTTTTTGTCATAGTTTCTATAATGCAATTCCCTATGCTCCGTCAATCTTATTTTATATTTATTATTTGATTTTTAGATAG
- the nusB gene encoding transcription antitermination factor NusB: MTSPLLESRRQLRKCAFQALISLEFGTDVETACRFAYTHDREDTDVQLPAFLTELVSGVQAKKEELDKQITQHLKAGWTIERLTLVERNLLRLGVFEITSFDTPQLVAVNEAIELAKDFSDQKSARFINGLLSQFVTEEQ, encoded by the coding sequence ATGACTAGTCCACTATTAGAATCTAGACGCCAACTCCGTAAATGCGCTTTTCAAGCTCTCATAAGTCTTGAATTCGGTACGGATGTCGAAACTGCTTGTCGTTTCGCCTATACTCATGATCGTGAAGATACGGATGTGCAACTTCCAGCCTTTTTGACAGAGCTAGTTTCTGGTGTTCAAGCTAAAAAGGAAGAACTAGACAAGCAAATCACACAGCATTTAAAAGCAGGTTGGACCATCGAGCGTTTAACACTCGTGGAGAGAAACCTCCTTCGCTTGGGAGTCTTTGAAATCACTTCATTTGATACCCCTCAGCTGGTTGCTGTTAACGAAGCTATCGAGCTTGCAAAGGACTTCTCAGATCAAAAATCTGCCCGTTTTATCAACGGACTGCTCAGCCAGTTTGTAACAGAAGAACAGTAA
- a CDS encoding acetyl-CoA carboxylase carboxyl transferase subunit alpha, translating into MNIAKIVREAREQSRLTALDFANGIFDEFIELHGDRSFRDDGAVIGGIGWLGDQAVTVVGIQKGKSLHDNLKRNFGQPHPEGYRKALRLMKQAEKFGRPIVTFINTAGAYPGVGAEERGQGEAIARNLMEMSDLKVPIIAIIIGEGGSGGALALAVANRVWMLENSIYAVLSPEGFASILWKDGSRAMEAAELMKITSHELLEMGIVDKVISEAGLSSKELLGCVKNELRVELDRLQELPLDQLIEERYQRFRKY; encoded by the coding sequence ATGAATATTGCAAAAATAGTCAGAGAGGCACGCGAGCAGAGTCGCTTGACTGCACTTGATTTTGCCAATGGAATTTTTGACGAGTTTATCGAATTGCATGGAGATCGCTCTTTTCGTGATGATGGTGCGGTTATCGGTGGAATTGGTTGGTTAGGTGACCAAGCAGTAACTGTCGTTGGTATCCAGAAGGGGAAGAGTCTTCATGACAACCTCAAACGGAATTTCGGGCAACCTCATCCAGAAGGTTATCGTAAGGCCTTACGCTTGATGAAACAGGCAGAAAAGTTTGGTCGTCCAATTGTGACCTTTATCAATACGGCGGGTGCTTACCCAGGTGTTGGAGCCGAGGAACGTGGACAAGGGGAAGCAATTGCCCGAAACCTGATGGAAATGAGTGACCTCAAGGTTCCAATCATCGCGATTATTATCGGTGAAGGTGGATCTGGTGGGGCCCTAGCTCTAGCCGTAGCTAACCGTGTCTGGATGTTAGAAAACTCAATCTACGCCGTACTTAGCCCTGAAGGATTTGCCTCTATCCTTTGGAAGGATGGAAGTCGTGCTATGGAAGCGGCGGAGTTGATGAAAATCACTTCACATGAACTCCTAGAAATGGGAATCGTAGACAAGGTAATCTCAGAAGCAGGGCTGTCAAGTAAAGAACTGCTAGGTTGCGTTAAAAATGAATTGCGTGTAGAACTAGATAGGTTGCAAGAACTACCACTCGACCAACTTATCGAAGAACGTTACCAACGCTTTAGAAAATACTAA
- the efp gene encoding elongation factor P has protein sequence MIEASKLKAGMTFETADGKLIRVLEASHHKPGKGNTIMRMKLRDVRTGSTFDTSYRPEEKFEQAIIETVPAQYLYKMDDTAYFMNTETYDQYEIPVVNVENELLYILENSEVKIQFYGTEVIGVTVPTTVELTVAETQPSIKGATVTGSGKPATMETGLVVNVPDFIEAGQKLVINTAEGTYVSRA, from the coding sequence ATGATTGAAGCAAGTAAATTAAAGGCTGGTATGACCTTTGAAACAGCTGACGGAAAATTGATCCGCGTTTTGGAAGCTAGCCACCACAAACCAGGTAAAGGAAATACCATCATGCGTATGAAATTGCGTGATGTCCGTACTGGTTCTACATTTGACACAAGCTACCGTCCAGAGGAAAAATTTGAACAAGCCATCATCGAGACTGTCCCAGCTCAATACTTGTACAAAATGGATGACACAGCCTACTTCATGAATACAGAAACTTACGACCAATACGAAATCCCTGTAGTCAACGTTGAAAACGAGTTGCTTTACATCCTTGAAAACTCAGAAGTGAAGATCCAATTCTACGGAACTGAAGTGATTGGTGTCACCGTTCCTACTACTGTTGAATTGACAGTTGCAGAAACTCAACCATCTATCAAAGGTGCTACGGTTACAGGTTCTGGTAAACCAGCAACGATGGAAACTGGACTTGTCGTAAACGTTCCAGACTTCATCGAAGCAGGACAAAAACTCGTTATCAACACTGCAGAAGGAACTTACGTTTCTCGTGCCTAA